GCACGCCAAAGGAGCCTCTTATGACCAAAATGATCTTCGTCAACCTGCCGGTCAGCGATCTTGCCCGCGCCACCTCTTTCTATCAGGCCGTCGGTGCCGAAAAGAACGCGCAGTTCTGCGATGAAACCGCGTCCTGCATGGTGTTTTCCGAAACTATCCACGCCATGCTGCTGACCCACGACAAATTCCGCCAGTTCACGCCGAAGAAGATCGCCGACGCCAGGACCTCCAGCGAGGTGCTGATCTGCCTTTCCGCCGACAGCCGCGAGGCGGTGGACGAGAT
The sequence above is drawn from the Bradyrhizobium sediminis genome and encodes:
- a CDS encoding VOC family protein, coding for MTKMIFVNLPVSDLARATSFYQAVGAEKNAQFCDETASCMVFSETIHAMLLTHDKFRQFTPKKIADARTSSEVLICLSADSREAVDEMIGKAQAAGGGVDPCPKQDYGFMYGRSFEDPDGHIWEVMWMDVAAATAAQPAMADA